A genomic region of Chitinimonas arctica contains the following coding sequences:
- a CDS encoding DEAD/DEAH box helicase, with translation MNESNPIALVEELKLVLGRYIATALPISRRYPLLAERFRTELSKQCLVDGPYVEALPDFEKGASLAELTQGQGGFLHDALAALPTASRQLHLHQQRALEHAARDGKSLLVATGTGSGKTETFLYPIAHMLLTDPEPDKPGVRALLIYPMNALANDQLYYRIAPLFGHHLKDRGITFGRYTSQVKANTQRSVEENRLRHNPKLMRALDNHIPANWMLTREEMLNDPPKVLITNYAMLEHLLLLPRNAPLFSANALRCIVLDEIHTYSGAQATEVAFLLRKLKNRLGIEVPLQVFGTSASLAEGTDADAKLKAFAGDLFAEEIHVVVRGKRIVHDRLRQTVAPVFSLSVVEWIKMGGVLEDVSRTHDANRQTNTWNDRLAVNNLDRPEILVESGLPLGTFLEACFAANREIRLVAESLDQAGVKDFRALARLVFDSDSPSPSDSFSDNERYQALSAVIRMGMLARTDEESFPLLPGRYHIAVNSIEGIAVRPDGEGEGWRDIKTARHHHDHQAGYFYPLMVCRKCGQPYLEAFEEADHLHPRRPDQGESRAERRVYWLGKPSDHVDDEADEGEEAVTSPYVTWLNPVTGTLAAGEGAIPLFAIQTEHDEEEKAWYVRKCPACGGRASGAEAEVITRMHPGNEALGSVVTQRVLEALPGAEIDHHDPRPAQGRNLLSFSDNRQDAAFFAPYFERTAAELALRSAIRQVLKERDQPLDARQLAEQVCQHWQRDGRQPILLDANGDIRIDRQDMINLLLGAIGAEFCTPAGRRNSLEALGVVRVTFEPNRVELLRQKVQGFWPAELPTNEASVDALIHFLLENIRREKALAMFYGVDLRNEFIWGHYNQHRSFDIEGGDDNVRFKWLPAPKRHNRRTWYLVEQLRLPRDQALEFLRRFWEAMVNPTIAIVREHNPGFALDGEGIRIASGEQQPLYMCKSCGLRQSHALNERCTAFHCRGEVEEICMAEREVMRARNHYLVSYEEPNHVTVRAREHTASLSTDLRESIEKDFAEGRINVLSCTTTMEMGVDLGDLEAVVNLNVPPGIANYQQRTGRAGRRAQAAPFCVTVARNTNYDQSVFRDFSGYLASSPGTPFIHLDNPDLFWRHQQSIMLAHFLRRKITDHDINAPSLKHLFGKAFGEEALSAFTDELMQWMESEEGARATQEAEALRNRLPLKLRAIGASGADLMQRFVGNLREFAAEVSERWVRYQERIEAAAQLSHKKAELGCGFRIPTVAG, from the coding sequence ATGAACGAGTCCAATCCAATTGCCCTCGTTGAGGAACTCAAGTTGGTACTTGGGCGCTACATTGCCACGGCTCTGCCGATTAGCCGCCGCTACCCGCTGCTGGCTGAGCGCTTTCGTACGGAATTGTCGAAACAGTGTCTGGTAGACGGACCGTACGTGGAAGCGCTCCCGGATTTTGAGAAGGGGGCGAGCCTAGCGGAACTGACCCAAGGCCAGGGCGGCTTTCTGCACGATGCCCTTGCGGCGCTCCCCACCGCAAGCCGGCAATTGCATTTGCATCAACAGCGTGCTTTGGAACACGCTGCGCGGGACGGTAAGAGCCTGCTGGTTGCCACGGGTACCGGCAGCGGTAAAACCGAGACTTTTCTGTACCCGATCGCTCATATGCTGCTCACTGATCCAGAACCCGACAAACCAGGTGTGCGGGCCTTGCTCATCTACCCTATGAACGCGCTGGCCAACGACCAGCTGTATTACCGTATCGCCCCGCTGTTCGGGCACCATCTGAAAGACCGTGGTATCACTTTCGGGCGCTATACCAGCCAAGTGAAGGCGAATACCCAGCGTAGCGTGGAAGAAAATCGTCTTCGCCACAATCCTAAGCTCATGCGTGCCTTGGACAACCACATCCCGGCCAATTGGATGCTCACGCGCGAGGAGATGCTGAACGATCCGCCCAAGGTGCTGATCACCAACTACGCGATGCTCGAGCATCTGCTCTTGCTGCCGCGCAATGCACCGTTGTTTTCCGCTAACGCCTTGCGCTGCATTGTGTTGGATGAAATTCACACCTACAGCGGGGCGCAGGCGACCGAGGTGGCCTTTCTGCTGCGCAAGCTCAAGAACCGGCTAGGAATCGAAGTTCCATTGCAAGTCTTCGGTACCAGTGCCAGCCTGGCCGAGGGCACGGATGCGGACGCAAAGCTCAAGGCCTTCGCCGGAGACCTCTTCGCCGAGGAGATACATGTGGTGGTGCGCGGCAAGCGCATCGTGCATGACCGTTTACGGCAGACCGTGGCGCCTGTGTTTTCTCTATCCGTAGTGGAGTGGATCAAGATGGGAGGGGTGCTAGAAGATGTGTCCCGTACCCATGATGCGAATCGTCAGACGAACACCTGGAACGACCGCCTAGCAGTCAACAATCTGGATCGGCCCGAAATTTTGGTGGAGTCAGGCCTACCCCTAGGCACCTTCCTAGAAGCGTGCTTTGCCGCCAATCGGGAAATACGACTTGTCGCCGAGTCGCTGGATCAGGCCGGAGTCAAGGACTTCCGCGCACTGGCACGGCTGGTATTCGATTCCGATTCCCCATCCCCTTCGGATTCCTTCAGCGACAATGAGCGCTATCAGGCGCTCAGCGCGGTGATCCGCATGGGTATGTTGGCGCGGACGGACGAGGAGAGTTTCCCACTACTGCCCGGGCGCTATCACATCGCCGTCAACAGCATCGAAGGCATAGCCGTGCGCCCCGATGGAGAGGGTGAGGGATGGCGCGACATCAAGACAGCTCGTCACCACCACGACCATCAAGCCGGCTATTTCTACCCGTTGATGGTCTGTCGCAAATGTGGCCAGCCTTATCTGGAAGCTTTTGAAGAAGCGGATCACCTACATCCGCGTCGACCTGACCAGGGCGAAAGTCGTGCTGAGCGACGGGTGTATTGGCTAGGGAAACCTTCCGATCATGTGGATGATGAGGCGGACGAGGGCGAGGAGGCAGTGACCTCGCCATACGTCACCTGGCTCAATCCCGTAACCGGTACCTTGGCTGCTGGCGAAGGGGCGATACCGCTGTTTGCCATCCAGACCGAACACGATGAAGAAGAAAAGGCCTGGTACGTGCGCAAGTGTCCGGCATGTGGCGGTCGCGCCAGCGGTGCGGAGGCGGAAGTCATCACCCGAATGCATCCTGGCAACGAGGCCTTGGGCAGCGTGGTAACACAACGTGTGTTGGAAGCCCTTCCGGGTGCCGAGATTGACCACCATGATCCGCGCCCGGCCCAGGGGCGTAACCTACTCAGCTTCTCGGATAACCGTCAGGACGCTGCGTTTTTCGCGCCGTATTTCGAGCGCACCGCCGCCGAACTAGCCTTGCGCAGCGCTATCCGTCAGGTTTTGAAGGAGCGTGACCAACCCTTAGATGCGCGGCAGTTGGCTGAGCAGGTTTGCCAGCATTGGCAACGCGACGGACGTCAACCCATCTTGCTGGATGCCAATGGCGATATCCGAATCGACCGTCAAGATATGATCAACCTATTGTTAGGTGCAATCGGTGCGGAATTCTGTACCCCTGCTGGTCGGCGAAATTCCTTGGAAGCCCTTGGCGTGGTGCGTGTCACTTTTGAGCCCAACCGGGTCGAGTTGCTGCGCCAGAAGGTGCAAGGCTTCTGGCCAGCGGAGTTACCTACGAATGAAGCCAGCGTGGATGCTTTGATCCACTTTCTTCTGGAAAACATCCGGCGGGAAAAGGCCTTGGCCATGTTCTATGGCGTCGACCTGAGGAATGAATTCATTTGGGGGCACTATAACCAGCATCGCAGTTTCGACATTGAAGGCGGTGACGACAACGTAAGGTTTAAATGGCTTCCGGCACCGAAGCGACATAACCGGCGCACCTGGTATCTAGTTGAGCAGTTGCGCCTACCTCGCGACCAAGCCCTTGAATTCCTGCGCCGGTTTTGGGAAGCCATGGTCAATCCTACGATCGCCATAGTGAGGGAGCACAACCCCGGTTTCGCCTTAGATGGAGAAGGCATCCGCATTGCCTCCGGTGAGCAGCAGCCGCTATACATGTGTAAGAGCTGTGGCCTGCGTCAGTCGCATGCGTTGAACGAGCGTTGCACTGCGTTCCACTGCCGTGGCGAGGTGGAAGAGATTTGCATGGCGGAGCGCGAAGTAATGCGCGCTCGCAATCATTACCTCGTGTCCTACGAGGAACCCAACCATGTCACTGTGCGGGCGCGGGAACACACTGCTTCCCTATCGACAGACTTACGCGAGTCCATCGAGAAGGATTTCGCGGAAGGCCGAATCAATGTCCTGTCCTGTACCACGACGATGGAGATGGGGGTAGACCTGGGCGACCTGGAAGCGGTGGTGAATCTCAATGTGCCGCCGGGCATCGCCAATTACCAGCAGCGCACTGGTCGCGCTGGGCGCCGCGCCCAGGCGGCTCCGTTCTGTGTGACGGTGGCACGCAATACCAACTATGACCAATCCGTTTTCCGCGATTTCAGCGGCTACCTCGCGTCGTCGCCCGGCACACCGTTCATTCATCTGGACAATCCGGACCTGTTTTGGCGCCACCAGCAGTCGATTATGCTGGCGCATTTCCTGCGCCGGAAAATCACCGATCACGACATCAATGCCCCCTCGCTGAAACACCTGTTCGGCAAGGCTTTTGGAGAGGAAGCGCTAAGCGCATTCACCGACGAACTCATGCAGTGGATGGAAAGCGAAGAAGGCGCCCGTGCGACACAGGAAGCCGAAGCCTTGCGCAACCGGCTGCCGCTAAAGCTTCGCGCGATCGGAGCAAGCGGCGCTGATCTCATGCAACGGTTTGTGGGTAATTTGCGAGAATTCGCAGCAGAAGTCAGCGAACGTTGGGTGCGATACCAAGAGAGAATAGAGGCCGCTGCTCAGTTGAGCCACAAGAAAGCTGAGCTTGGGTGTGGATTTCGGATACCAACCGTAGCCGGGTAA
- a CDS encoding heavy metal sensor histidine kinase: protein MKRGWMDTDSVAFHLVGLFTLGSALILLGVGYTLYHALAMQVEARDRAEIDGKAKVVRHILMGIARPEQLATHAAKIAEIKVGHPHLSLGIRTGGIWLLRPSAVIANRLATSALPAADRIETFRIGDEEWWVRRIAHRWPGISPAEVDVYVAVDITDSQRLLRQHRDVAMLAGLLGVMLSGMVAYLVTRRSLLPLGLLAKQAGQLTADRLGAPLDVAQAPTEVRGLVESLNGMLSRLNSSFRSLEQFSADIAHELRTPLNNLMLQTQVTLSRDRDVQSYVEALHSNLEELERMQRMVTDMLFVARADRGLLTLAQGAVDLRQEAESVVEYFELAASEKAQSIKIHGELTVPGDRLMLRRVLTNLLSNAVRYSPAGAAIQLTLRNDPDRRELTVSNPVGQMVQGDLLHLFARFTRGNPDSQRDTDGVGLGLAIVDSIVRLHKGKVSVKLERGAILFCVHFPH from the coding sequence GTGAAGCGCGGATGGATGGATACCGACAGCGTCGCCTTCCATCTGGTGGGCCTGTTCACGCTGGGCTCGGCCCTTATCTTGCTGGGAGTGGGCTATACGCTGTATCACGCGCTGGCCATGCAGGTGGAAGCGCGTGACCGGGCGGAAATCGACGGCAAGGCCAAGGTCGTCCGCCATATCCTCATGGGGATTGCACGTCCCGAACAACTTGCCACGCACGCGGCCAAGATCGCCGAGATCAAGGTAGGCCATCCCCACCTCAGCCTGGGTATACGGACAGGTGGCATCTGGCTCTTGCGGCCCAGCGCGGTCATCGCCAATCGCCTGGCCACCTCCGCGCTGCCGGCGGCTGATCGCATCGAGACATTCCGCATCGGCGACGAGGAATGGTGGGTGCGGCGCATTGCGCATCGTTGGCCCGGCATCAGCCCAGCCGAGGTGGACGTCTACGTCGCCGTCGATATCACGGATTCGCAGCGGCTGCTTCGGCAACACCGTGATGTCGCCATGCTGGCCGGACTATTAGGGGTGATGCTCAGCGGCATGGTGGCCTATCTGGTCACCCGCCGCAGCCTGTTGCCGCTGGGCCTGTTGGCGAAGCAGGCCGGACAGCTGACCGCCGACCGGCTCGGCGCGCCGCTCGATGTCGCGCAAGCACCGACGGAAGTACGCGGGTTGGTGGAGAGCCTGAACGGCATGCTTTCGCGCCTGAACAGCAGCTTTCGCAGCCTGGAGCAGTTCTCCGCCGATATTGCCCATGAACTGCGCACGCCCCTTAACAATCTGATGCTGCAAACCCAGGTCACGCTTAGTCGCGACAGGGATGTGCAAAGCTATGTCGAAGCCCTGCACTCCAATCTCGAAGAGCTCGAACGCATGCAACGCATGGTGACCGATATGCTATTCGTCGCGCGGGCGGATCGTGGCTTGCTCACGCTGGCGCAGGGGGCCGTCGACCTTCGCCAGGAGGCGGAAAGTGTCGTGGAATATTTCGAGCTGGCTGCCTCGGAGAAGGCGCAGTCCATCAAGATCCACGGCGAACTGACGGTTCCGGGGGACCGGCTTATGCTGCGCAGGGTGCTGACCAACCTGCTATCCAATGCGGTCCGCTACTCGCCCGCCGGCGCCGCGATCCAGCTGACGCTCCGCAACGATCCGGATCGGCGTGAACTGACAGTAAGCAATCCGGTCGGCCAGATGGTACAAGGGGATCTGCTTCACCTGTTTGCCCGCTTTACCCGCGGCAATCCCGACAGCCAGCGGGACACGGACGGCGTGGGGCTTGGCCTCGCCATCGTCGATTCCATCGTGCGGCTCCATAAAGGCAAGGTTTCGGTAAAACTGGAGCGCGGGGCGATCCTGTTCTGCGTGCATTTTCCGCACTGA
- a CDS encoding copper-binding protein yields the protein MIKPIFVAALLMTGAAIASGDAPALATGASATQALTDGEVRKVDPEQKKITIKHGEIANLGMPPMTMVFKVSDPALLASAKPGDKIRFSVEKRAEGFVVTSIQPADAAQ from the coding sequence ATGATCAAGCCCATCTTTGTCGCCGCGCTACTGATGACCGGTGCCGCCATTGCTTCGGGCGACGCTCCCGCGCTCGCAACAGGCGCGTCTGCCACCCAGGCCTTGACCGATGGCGAGGTCAGGAAAGTCGATCCGGAACAGAAAAAGATCACCATCAAGCATGGTGAGATCGCAAACTTGGGTATGCCGCCGATGACGATGGTGTTCAAGGTGAGCGACCCTGCGCTACTCGCTTCGGCAAAGCCCGGCGACAAGATACGCTTCAGCGTGGAGAAGCGGGCCGAGGGGTTTGTGGTGACCAGCATCCAGCCCGCCGATGCGGCGCAATGA
- a CDS encoding multicopper oxidase family protein: MTNRRDFLQCAAAGLLGAATVSRAGAAGLPEAATRSSADMQPPQHPQSGRPYQPVATLNGWTLPWRMKNGWKEFHLVAEPVVREIAPGMKARLWGYNGQSPGPTIECVEGDKVRIFVTNKLPEHTTVHWHGILLPNGMDGVGGLNQPQIKPGKTFVYEFEMTKSGTFMYHPHADEMTQMAMGMMGFLVVHPKNPDFMRVDRDYVFLINAYDIDPGSYTPKINTMTDFNLWTWNSRAFPGIDSLVARTNERVRIRIGNLTMTNHPIHLHGVNFEVTCTDGGWVPRSARWPEVTTDVAVGQMRAIEFVANRPGDWAFHCHKSHHTMNAMGHDVPTMIGVDHRGIVDKIQKLVPDYMVMGDRGMADMGEMEMPLPDNTLPMMTGMGQFGPIEMGGMFTTFKVRDKLQPGDYKDPGPYQYPKGTVAYEWTGELAEPTRASTAKADDKTVTVIKPSGHGGH; the protein is encoded by the coding sequence ATGACGAATCGACGCGATTTCCTGCAATGCGCCGCCGCCGGCCTGCTCGGCGCCGCCACCGTATCGCGGGCCGGTGCAGCCGGCTTGCCGGAGGCGGCCACCCGGTCCAGCGCGGACATGCAGCCTCCGCAGCACCCGCAAAGCGGCCGCCCCTACCAGCCGGTGGCAACGCTCAATGGCTGGACCCTGCCGTGGCGTATGAAGAACGGCTGGAAAGAATTCCACCTGGTCGCCGAACCCGTGGTGCGCGAAATCGCTCCCGGCATGAAGGCCAGGCTGTGGGGCTACAACGGCCAGAGCCCGGGCCCGACGATTGAATGCGTGGAGGGTGACAAGGTCCGCATTTTCGTTACCAACAAGCTGCCCGAGCACACCACGGTCCACTGGCACGGCATCCTGCTGCCCAATGGCATGGATGGCGTGGGCGGCCTCAACCAACCACAGATCAAGCCGGGCAAGACCTTCGTCTACGAATTCGAAATGACCAAGTCCGGCACCTTTATGTACCACCCGCATGCCGACGAGATGACCCAGATGGCCATGGGTATGATGGGCTTCCTGGTGGTTCATCCGAAGAATCCGGATTTCATGCGGGTCGACCGGGACTATGTGTTCCTGATCAACGCCTATGACATCGACCCTGGCAGCTATACGCCGAAAATCAACACGATGACCGACTTCAACCTGTGGACCTGGAACAGCCGGGCCTTCCCCGGCATCGACTCCCTGGTGGCGCGCACCAATGAACGCGTACGCATCCGTATCGGCAATCTGACCATGACCAACCATCCCATCCACCTGCATGGGGTGAACTTCGAAGTCACCTGCACCGATGGCGGCTGGGTACCCAGATCGGCCCGCTGGCCCGAGGTGACCACCGATGTGGCGGTAGGCCAGATGCGGGCCATCGAGTTCGTCGCCAACCGGCCCGGCGACTGGGCATTCCATTGCCACAAATCGCACCACACGATGAATGCCATGGGCCACGATGTACCCACCATGATCGGCGTCGATCACCGGGGCATCGTCGACAAGATCCAGAAGCTGGTGCCCGACTACATGGTCATGGGGGACCGCGGCATGGCGGACATGGGGGAAATGGAGATGCCCCTGCCGGACAATACGCTGCCGATGATGACCGGCATGGGGCAGTTCGGCCCCATCGAGATGGGCGGGATGTTCACCACCTTCAAAGTGCGCGACAAGCTCCAACCCGGCGATTACAAGGATCCCGGCCCCTACCAATACCCCAAGGGAACCGTGGCTTACGAGTGGACCGGCGAGCTCGCCGAACCCACCCGCGCCAGCACCGCCAAGGCGGACGACAAGACCGTCACCGTTATCAAACCCAGTGGCCACGGTGGCCATTGA
- a CDS encoding cupredoxin domain-containing protein has translation MKSLSALLLAASFLPVPAWAHGGEEHDKKMKAAISDDQHDFGREGDPKQVRRTIQISMDDTMRYSPDKLTVKQGETIRLVLTNKGKLMHELVLGSARKLQEHAEVMKKFPDMEHDEPYMAHVPPAKQQVINWQFNQPGEFLFGCLIPGHFEAGMVGRITVVPSKP, from the coding sequence GTGAAATCCCTATCTGCCTTACTGTTGGCCGCAAGCTTTCTGCCAGTCCCGGCCTGGGCACATGGCGGCGAAGAACATGACAAGAAAATGAAGGCAGCCATCTCGGACGACCAGCATGACTTCGGCCGGGAAGGCGACCCGAAGCAGGTCCGCCGCACGATCCAGATCAGCATGGACGACACCATGCGCTACAGCCCCGACAAATTGACCGTGAAACAGGGCGAAACCATCCGCCTGGTGCTCACCAACAAGGGCAAGCTTATGCATGAACTGGTCCTCGGTTCCGCGCGGAAACTCCAGGAGCACGCCGAGGTCATGAAGAAGTTTCCGGACATGGAACACGACGAACCCTATATGGCGCACGTTCCTCCGGCCAAACAGCAGGTGATCAACTGGCAATTCAATCAACCCGGCGAGTTCCTGTTCGGTTGCCTGATTCCTGGCCACTTCGAGGCAGGCATGGTTGGCCGCATCACCGTCGTACCCAGCAAGCCATGA
- a CDS encoding TolC family protein: protein MKRKAFSLHPFKRAGLALAIAGLAGCAASNPDSAIDELNQRLVAHGGQPVRYVRSPADEQARADIVRQRLSQPVDMAGAVELAMVNNRSVQSSLAELGVSQAELAQATRIENPAFSFARVTSGDAVEYERAFKIDILGVLFIPWRQEIASRQLERTKLQAAGDIARIALEARKAWINAVAAGQAARYLADVNEAAEASALLAKRMLEAGNFSRLAHAREQVYYADATAQLAHARQAAVEARERLIRLLGLSGQDAQRLTLPARLPDLPASPRDFADSVQQAASRRHDLQRAKFELDGLSRSLGLTRTTRFINALETSYLRNSDKEGHRARGYELELRIPLFDWGDAKVARAEAVYLSAVNKAAEIGIHAESELRGSYHGYRTHYDLAKHYRDQVVPLRKTIAEENLLRYNGMLIGVFELLADAREQVGSVNAYLEALRAFWEADANLAMAETAGSPPESGGTATAISSAPASAGH, encoded by the coding sequence ATGAAGCGCAAGGCCTTTTCCCTGCATCCGTTCAAACGTGCCGGCTTGGCATTGGCCATCGCCGGTTTGGCGGGCTGTGCCGCCAGCAATCCGGATTCGGCTATCGACGAGCTGAACCAGCGTCTCGTTGCCCATGGTGGCCAGCCGGTTCGGTACGTGCGTAGCCCGGCAGACGAGCAAGCGCGAGCCGACATCGTCCGGCAGCGGTTGTCCCAACCGGTCGATATGGCCGGCGCGGTCGAACTGGCCATGGTCAACAATCGGTCGGTTCAAAGCAGCCTGGCCGAACTGGGGGTTTCCCAGGCCGAACTGGCGCAGGCGACACGCATCGAGAACCCGGCGTTCTCCTTTGCCCGCGTCACAAGCGGCGATGCGGTCGAGTACGAGCGGGCTTTCAAGATCGATATCCTCGGGGTGCTGTTTATCCCCTGGCGGCAGGAAATTGCTTCCCGTCAGCTGGAGCGCACCAAGCTGCAGGCAGCCGGGGATATCGCACGGATTGCCCTTGAAGCGCGCAAGGCCTGGATAAATGCGGTGGCTGCCGGTCAGGCGGCCCGCTACCTGGCCGACGTCAACGAGGCTGCGGAGGCGAGCGCCTTGCTGGCCAAGCGCATGCTGGAAGCCGGCAACTTCAGCAGGCTGGCCCATGCCCGCGAACAGGTCTATTACGCCGACGCCACGGCCCAGCTGGCACATGCCCGGCAGGCGGCTGTCGAGGCGCGGGAGCGGCTGATCAGGCTGCTGGGCCTGTCCGGTCAGGACGCCCAGCGCTTGACGCTGCCGGCCAGGCTCCCCGATTTACCCGCCAGCCCGCGTGACTTCGCGGATTCGGTGCAGCAGGCGGCCAGCCGGCGCCATGATCTGCAGCGGGCGAAATTCGAGCTGGATGGCTTGTCCAGGTCGCTGGGTCTAACGCGGACGACCCGTTTTATCAATGCCCTCGAAACGTCCTACCTGCGCAACAGCGACAAGGAGGGGCACCGCGCACGCGGCTACGAGCTGGAACTGCGGATCCCCCTGTTCGACTGGGGCGATGCCAAGGTCGCCCGGGCGGAGGCGGTCTATCTGAGTGCCGTCAACAAGGCTGCCGAGATCGGCATCCATGCCGAGTCGGAGCTGCGCGGCAGCTACCACGGCTATCGCACCCACTACGACCTGGCCAAGCATTATCGCGATCAGGTCGTACCGCTGCGCAAGACCATCGCCGAGGAAAACCTGCTGCGCTACAACGGCATGCTGATCGGCGTGTTCGAACTGCTGGCCGACGCGCGCGAGCAGGTCGGCAGCGTGAATGCCTACCTGGAAGCGCTGCGCGCCTTCTGGGAGGCCGATGCCAATCTGGCCATGGCCGAGACGGCGGGCAGCCCGCCGGAATCCGGCGGCACGGCCACCGCCATATCGTCCGCCCCGGCCTCGGCCGGACATTGA
- the chrA gene encoding chromate efflux transporter produces the protein MIGCTKADRSPWAIFLVFLRLGLTSFGGPIAHLGYFRDEFVTRRRWLSERSYAELVALCQFLPGPASSQVGIALGLSRSGYAGALAAWTGFTLPSAIALLLFALGMARYGETMPSGLLHGLKVVAVAVVAQAVWGMARNLCTDTPRITIMVAACCFVLLVPSAWGQVAVIAAAAVLGLLLFKPRQAAAHDPLPIVVSRRVGLCALLLFFALLIGLPLLSALFPSRTLSMVDIFYRAGSLVFGGGHVVLPMLQAEVVPTGWVGKESFLAGYGAAQAVPGPLFTFAAFLGASMTVAPSGWFGGLICLLAIFAPSFLLVAGALPFWAGLRGSVRAQAALSGVNAAVVGLLLAALYQPVWTSAIHAPHDFGLALVALLALMCWKLPPWLVVVGCGAVGWLSGAVR, from the coding sequence ATGATCGGCTGCACCAAGGCTGACCGCAGCCCTTGGGCTATTTTCCTGGTCTTTCTCCGACTGGGCCTGACCTCTTTCGGCGGCCCGATTGCCCATCTGGGCTACTTCCGCGATGAATTCGTGACGCGGCGGAGGTGGTTGAGCGAGCGCAGCTATGCGGAATTGGTCGCGCTCTGCCAGTTCCTGCCCGGGCCAGCCAGCAGCCAGGTGGGGATCGCGCTCGGGCTGTCCCGATCCGGCTACGCTGGGGCGCTGGCCGCGTGGACGGGCTTCACGCTACCGTCGGCGATTGCCCTGCTCCTGTTTGCGCTAGGCATGGCCAGGTACGGCGAGACGATGCCGTCCGGCCTGCTGCACGGCTTGAAGGTGGTGGCGGTTGCGGTGGTGGCCCAGGCGGTATGGGGGATGGCGCGCAATTTATGTACGGATACGCCGCGCATCACGATCATGGTGGCTGCGTGCTGCTTTGTCTTACTGGTGCCGTCAGCCTGGGGCCAGGTAGCGGTAATCGCGGCCGCGGCAGTGCTTGGCCTCTTGCTGTTCAAGCCCCGGCAAGCCGCAGCGCATGACCCTTTGCCGATCGTGGTCAGCCGTCGAGTTGGCCTGTGCGCGTTGCTGCTGTTTTTTGCGCTGTTGATTGGACTGCCTCTTCTGTCCGCCTTGTTCCCGAGCCGGACATTGTCGATGGTGGATATTTTCTACCGGGCCGGGTCGCTGGTATTTGGTGGCGGGCATGTCGTGCTACCCATGCTGCAAGCCGAGGTCGTGCCTACCGGCTGGGTCGGCAAGGAATCCTTTTTGGCGGGCTACGGTGCCGCACAAGCCGTGCCTGGTCCCCTGTTCACCTTTGCGGCATTTCTCGGGGCGTCGATGACCGTCGCCCCTTCCGGCTGGTTCGGTGGCCTGATCTGCCTGTTGGCGATCTTCGCGCCATCCTTCCTGCTGGTCGCGGGGGCATTGCCGTTCTGGGCGGGCCTGCGCGGAAGCGTCCGCGCGCAAGCGGCGCTCTCAGGCGTCAATGCTGCCGTGGTCGGCCTGCTGCTGGCGGCCCTCTATCAGCCTGTATGGACCAGCGCGATTCACGCGCCGCACGATTTTGGCTTGGCCCTTGTGGCGCTGCTTGCGCTGATGTGCTGGAAGCTGCCGCCGTGGCTGGTCGTGGTGGGCTGTGGCGCCGTGGGCTGGTTGTCGGGCGCGGTGCGGTAA
- a CDS encoding phosphoribulokinase, which translates to MPAEVVENVLSRQIDDLEPTLTRHGYRIKDLVEQFDAKTAEVRALFNNTLDPVRATELREKMLRAGLPI; encoded by the coding sequence ATGCCCGCCGAAGTGGTCGAGAACGTGCTGTCGCGCCAGATCGACGACCTGGAACCGACGCTGACTCGGCATGGCTATCGCATCAAAGACCTCGTGGAACAGTTCGACGCCAAGACTGCTGAGGTTAGGGCGTTGTTCAACAACACACTGGACCCCGTACGAGCGACAGAGCTGCGAGAGAAGATGTTGCGGGCTGGGTTGCCGATATGA
- a CDS encoding heavy metal response regulator transcription factor codes for MRILLAEDETHAGEYLVKGLGENGLVVDWLRNGLDVVHQVGVTEYDLVILDVGLPGLDGWGVIKRIRQQHGMPVLFLTARDRVEDRVRGLELGADDYLIKPFAFSELLARIHVLLRRGMQQERDTITLGDLQLQLLRRRVERAGKRIDLTAKEYALLLLFLCRQGEVLSRTVIAEQVWDMNFDSDTNVVEVAIRRLRAKIDEPFDTPLLHTVRGFGYVLESRP; via the coding sequence ATGCGCATATTGCTGGCGGAAGATGAAACACACGCTGGAGAATATCTGGTCAAAGGCTTGGGCGAAAATGGGCTGGTGGTGGACTGGCTGCGCAACGGCCTGGATGTGGTGCATCAGGTCGGGGTGACCGAATACGACCTGGTGATTCTGGATGTCGGCCTGCCGGGGCTGGATGGCTGGGGAGTCATCAAGCGTATCCGCCAGCAGCACGGCATGCCCGTGCTCTTCCTGACCGCGCGCGACCGCGTTGAGGACCGGGTGCGCGGCCTGGAGCTCGGCGCGGATGATTATCTGATCAAGCCCTTCGCGTTTTCCGAGTTGCTTGCCCGCATCCATGTACTGCTGCGCAGAGGCATGCAGCAGGAGAGGGATACCATCACCCTGGGCGATTTGCAGCTGCAGCTGCTGCGGCGCCGGGTTGAGCGTGCCGGCAAGCGTATCGACCTGACCGCCAAGGAGTACGCGCTGCTCTTGCTGTTTCTATGCCGGCAGGGTGAAGTGTTATCACGCACCGTGATTGCCGAGCAGGTATGGGACATGAATTTCGACAGCGACACCAATGTGGTCGAAGTCGCCATCCGCCGCTTGCGCGCCAAGATCGATGAACCGTTCGATACGCCGCTGCTCCACACCGTGCGAGGTTTCGGCTATGTATTGGAGTCGCGCCCGTGA